One segment of Hemibagrus wyckioides isolate EC202008001 linkage group LG05, SWU_Hwy_1.0, whole genome shotgun sequence DNA contains the following:
- the cpox gene encoding oxygen-dependent coproporphyrinogen-III oxidase, mitochondrial, which produces MTSSLLSTLNRGLRATVRLCTVSQPRIIYKSSLIAGGRWSVRCSSRFTNMTETARGPPAFGKHRKGVLMATGVFGIVAAGVCHLQKAEMATRVKKVEEGDVAERCRNFMAPPVTDVRLLEQRKHEMSSRVEMLIMETQAEFCRALEEVDGGTFRVDRWSRQEGGGGISCVLQDSKVFEKAGVNVSVVYGHLSEEAAKQMRSRGKELKAKDGKLPFIAMGVSSVIHPKNPHIPTVHFNYRYFEVEEADGNKQWWFGGGTDLTPVYINEEDAVLFHSVLRDACDKHNPQYYPDFKKWCDRYFHIRHRSESRGIGGIFFDDLDSPNQEEVFSFVKSCAKTVVPCYLPIVRKHLNDTFTQEEKDWQQIRRGRYVEFNLVYDRGVKFGLATPGSRIESIIMSLPLTARWEYMHEPTKGTREAEMLKVLRNPKEWI; this is translated from the exons ATGACTTCTTCGCTGTTGTCCACATTAAACAGGGGTTTACGCGCTACAGTTCGACTCTGCACCGTGTCTCAGCCCAGAATCATCTACAAATCTAGCTTGATTGCAGGAGGAAGATGGTCTGTGAGGTGCTCTTCAAGGTTTACAAACATGACCGAGACGGCGCGTGGACCACCTGCTTTCGGTAAACACAGAAAAGGTGTGTTAATGGCCACCGGCGTGTTCGGTATCGTGGCTGCTGGCGTGTGTCACCTTCAGAAGGCTGAGATGGCGACCAGGGTGAAGAAGGTGGAGGAAGGAGACGTCGCGGAGAGATGCAGGAACTTCATGGCACCGCCGGTCACCGACGTGCGCTTGCTGGAGCAGAGGAAGCACGAGATGAGCAGCAGGGTGGAGATGCTCATCATGGAGACACAGGCTGAGTTCTGCAGAGCGCTCGAGGAGGTGGACGGAGGAACCTTCAGGGTGGACCGCTGGAGCCGTCAGGAAG gtggcgGAGGGATCAGCTGTGTGTTACAGGACAGTAAGGTGTTTGAGAAGGCCGGCGTGAACGTCTCGGTGGTGTACGGTCACCTGTCTGAAGAAGCAGCCAAACAGATGCGCAGCCGTGGGAAAGAGCTGAAGGCGAAAGATG ggaaGCTGCCCTTCATTGCGATGGGCGTGAGCTCCGTGATCCACCCCAAAAACCCCCACATTCCCACAGTGCACTTCAACTACAGATACTTCGAGGTGGAAGAAGCAGACG gcaaTAAGCAGTGGTGGTTTGGAGGAGGAACAGATCTGACCCCGGTGTATATAAATGAGGAAGATGCAGTTCTATTCCACAGTGTTCTCCGAGACGCCTGTGACAAGCACAACCCTCAGTATTACCCTGACTTCAAGAAgtg gTGTGACCGTTACTTCCACATCCGTCATCGCAGTGAGTCTCGGGGCATCGGTGGGATTTTCTTTGACGATCTGGACTCCCCGAATCAGGAGGAGGTCTTCAGCTTTGTGAAGAGCTGCGCTAAGACGGTGGTGCCATGCTACCTGCCCATCGTCCGGAAACACCTGAATGACACATTCACGCAGGAGGAGAAAGACTGGCAGCAGATCCGCCGCGGCAG GTACGTGGAGTTTAACCTGGTGTACGATCGCGGAGTGAAGTTTGGCCTCGCCACGCCCGGCTCCAGGATCGAGAGCATCATCAtgtctctgcctctcactgCACG gtgggagTACATGCACGAGCCCACTAAAGGCACTAGAGAAGCTGAGATGTTGAAAGTTCTACGCAACCCTAAGGAGTGGATctga